In the genome of Candidatus Methylomirabilota bacterium, the window CCGAGGGCTGGGAGATCGCGTGGCGGGTCCACAACACCGGCAAGGCGGTCGTGAAGATCGGCCCCGAGGCCGAGTGCGTGCGCGTCGGCAACATCCTCGCCGCGATCGGCCTCGTCGTCACCGTCACCCAGAGCTGACCGCGCACGCCCGCGGCGCGTGAACACGTCGGAGGCCTTCCGCGACTTCGTGCTCGACCAGCTCGCCGAGCTCGCGCCGGTGGCGTGCCGGCGGATGTTCGGCGGCTACGGCCTCTACGCCGGCGAGACGTTCTTCGCGATCCTCTCCCGGAACCGGCTCTACTTCCACACCGACGCGGAGAGCCGCGCCGACTACGTCGCCGCGGGCACGGGCCCGTTCCGGCCGCGCGCCGGGAAGACCCTCCGGAACTACTACGAGGTGCCCGTCGACGTCATGGAGGACGCCGACCGGCTCGTTGCCTGGGCGCGCCGCGCCCTCAGAAGCGGACGCCGAACGTGAGCCCGGGCATCACGTCGGCGCTGCCGCGGCGCGTGTCGAGGTTGGTGAAGTTGAGCAGGAACGTCCCGGTCACGTTCAGCTTGTCGGTCAGCGCGTAGTCGGCGCCGACGCCGATGGGGATCAGCCACGACGTGTCCCCGTCGTGGAAGGAGTTGTGGACGAAGCCGAGCCCGATCTGCGGCGTGAGCCGCAGCCGCTTCTGCGTGTTGGGAATGTCGATCCAGTACTTCACCTGCCCCGAGAGCCCGACCTGCGTCGAGTCGCCGGTGAAGCCGAGCTGGAGCAGCGGACCGACGGAGAGGCGCTCGATCAGGAAGGTCTCGGCGTTCACGTTGAGCGCGAACGCCGTGCCGTCGGGCGTCTCGCGCAGGAAGCCGAATCCCGCGCCGTACGTCCAGGCGCCGGGCTTCAGGTCGGCCCCCTCGGCCGCGCCGCGGAGGCCGATGAGCCCGGCCGCCACCGCCAGCGCGGCCATCCACGTCCCGAGCGTTCCCCTTCGCTTCATCGCCGGCTCCTCACGGTCGGATCGGGTCGTCAGCATTGATCGTACATCACGCTTCAAGCCTGCTCCGGAGCCCGCCCACTCACTACATCACCGGGCCGATGATCCAGGGCGCGAACTCCTCCTCGCCCACCCCCGAGAGCTCGCTCTTCGAGCGCTTACCCGAGGCGACCGCGATCACTTCCTCAAAGATCCGGCGGCCGACCGTCTCGAGCGGCGTGCCCTCGAGGATGACGCCGCAGTTGATGTCCATGTCCTCTTCCATGTGGCGGTACATGAGCGAGTTGGTCGCGAGCTTGATGGACGGCACCGGCTTGCAGCCGAAGACCGAGCCGCGCCCGGTCGTGAAGCAGATGATGTTGCAGCCGCCGGCGACGAGCCCGGTGATCGAGACGGGATCGTGGCCCGGGGTGTCCATGAAGACGAAGCCGCGCGTCGTGATCGGCTCACCGTAGAGGAAGACGTCCATCATCGGCGTCGTCCCGCCCTTGGTGACGCCGCCCAGCGACTTCTCGAACACGGTCGTGATGCCGCCCGCCTTGTTGCCGGGCGCCGGGTTGTTGTCCATGGCCTCGATGCCGCGGCAGTACCACTCCCACCACTTGTAGCGGTCGATGAGCTTCTTCGCGACGCCCTCGTTGATCGCGCGCCGGATCAGGAGGTGCTCGGCGCCGTAGATCTCGGGCGTCTCGGCGAGGACGCCGGTGCCGCCGTGGCGCACCAGCTCGTCGACCGCCCAACCGAGCGCTGGGTTCGCCGTCATGCCGGAGTTAGCGTCGGAGCCGCCGCAGTTCGTCGCCAGCACGAGCTCCGAGACCGGCTGCTTCGTCCGCCTCGCCTCGTTCACCACCGGCAGGAGCTTCCTGACTTCGGCCGCCGCGTGCTCGACGGTCTTCCGGACCCCGCCCGCCTCCTGGATGTTGACGATGAAGGGCTTGCGCTCCGGGTGTCCGGGCGTCGCCATCCGCTGGCGCTCGACCATGACGGCGGCCTGGTTCACCTCGCAGCCGAGGCCGATCAGGATGTAGGCGGCGACGTTCGGGTGCTTGGCGTAGCCCGCGAGCGCGCGCTGGAGGGCCAGGTGGTCCTCGCCGAAGAGCTTGGTGCCGCAGCCCGACTTGTGGGTGATCGCGAGGACGCCGTCGACGTTCGGGAAGTCGCGCTGCACGTCCCTGAACTTGTCCTTCACGAACTGCGACACGCTCGCCGAGCAGTTGACGCCCGAGATGATCGCGACGTAGTTGCGCGTGCCGACGCGGCCGTCGTCGCGCTTGAAGCCGTCGAAGCTGCGCACCCGCTCGGGCGGGTAGAAATCCACCGGGCGGACGTCCGTGCAGAACTCGTACTCGCGCTGGAGCTCGCCGATGCCGAGGTTGTGCGTGTGGACGTGGTCGCCGACCGCGATGTCCTCGGTCGCGAAGCCGATGATCTGGCCGTAGCGCCGCACGGGCGCTCCCGCGCCCACCGCTCTGCGCGCGACCTTGTGGCCCGGCTTGATGTCCCGGCGGACCTCGACGCGGCCGCCGCCGTCCTCGAGGACCGTGCCGGCCGGGATCTCGGCCTTGGCGACCGCCACGTCGTCCTCGGCTTTCAGGATCACCGCTTTCTGCCTGATGTCGAACGTCGCCATACGTGTGCCTCCAGGGCCCCACTATACCGTGGAGCCGGACCGACGGGCGCAGGCGGCAGGGGTCCAGCGGGACCCGTCCCCGCCGCGGGGCATCGGGCGCGACGCGCCCGGATGGAGCCCAGCCGCGACGGAGCAGCGCACGCCTGCCGCGTGGTCCCGCGACCCCTCCCGCCTGCGCGCGGCGGCTCCGGCCCCGACGGCTAGACCGAACCGGGCGCTTGGATGCGCAGGACCGCGGGCGGCTCGGTCTCGAGCTGGATGGTCGTGTGGTCGATGCCGAAGCGCGCGTGCAGGACCTCGTGGAGCTCTCGCAGCAGCCGGTCGCTCTCGCCGACGTCGCCGACCACCACGTGGGCGCTCATCGCCTCGCGGCCGGAGGTCAGCGTCCAGACGTGGAGGTCGTGGACGCGCCGGACGCCGAGCACGCGCCGCATCGCCGCCTCGATCTCGGCGAGGTCGAGGTGGGCCGGCGTCCCCTCGAGGAGCACGTTCACGGCCTGGCGGAGGAGCGCCCAGGTCCGCGGCACGATCACGAGCGCGATCGCCGCGCTGGCGAGCGGGTCGGCGAGCCGCCAGCCCGTCAGCAGCACGACCGCGGCGGCGGCCATGACCGCGAGCGAGCTGAGCGCGTCCACGAGCACGTCGAGGTACGCCGCCCGCACGTTGAGGCTTCCACCCGCGGCCTCGCGCAGGAGCCACGCGCACGCGCCGTTCACCACGAAGCCGAGCGCGGCGATCGCGAGCATCGGGCCGGCCGCCACCTCGGGCGGCGCCAGGAAGCGGCGGTACGCCTCGACGAGGATCCCGCCGGCGACGGCGAGCAGGACGAGCGCGTTCACGAGGGCCGCGAGGATCTCGGCGCGGTAGTAGCCGTAGGTCTTCTCGGGCGTCGGCGGCCGCGCGGCGGCCCAGATGGCGAAGAGCGCCAACCCGAGCCCCGCGGCGTCGGTGAGCATGTGGCCCGCGTCGGCCAGGAGCGCGAGACTCCCGGTCCAGAGGCCACCGGCCGCCTCGACGAGGAAGAAGGCCACCGTCAGGACGAGCGTCACGGTCAGCCGGCCGCGGGAGCCGGCGGCGGCCGTCGGACGGTCGGCGTGGGCCATCACGCGGATCGTAGCAGGTTCCTGCTAGAATCCTCCATGCACACCGACCGCACGCTCGCCCTGCACGGCCAGACCTTTCACTACACGGAGTGGGGCACGCCCGCGGCGCCCGCGCTCATCATGCTCCACGGCATCACCGGCCACGCGCGCGCCTGGGACGACGAGGCCCGGGCGCTCGCCGGCCGTTTCCGCGTCTTCGCACTCGATCAGCGCGGCCACGGCGACTCCGACCCGGCGCCCGACGGCGACTACACGGTCGCGACGATGGCGGGGGACCTCGCGGCGTTCGCCGACGCACTCGAGCTCCAGCGCTTCTCGCTCGTCGGGCTCTCGATGGGCGGCCGCGTGGCCATCGCGTTCGCCGGGCGGTGGCCGCAGCGGGTGGACAGCCTGGTGGTCGTGGACATCGGGCCGGACATCGCTCCGGAGGGGCGCCTGCGCGTGGGGAAGATCATGGCCGGGACGCCGGAGCGCTTCGAGAGCGTCGAGGAGGCGGTGGCGTTCGCGCGCGCGGCCAACCCGCGCTACACGGAGGCGATGCTGCGCCACCGCGTGCTCCACGGCACGCGACGAGTGGACGGCGGCCTCGTCTGGAAGTACGACCGTGCGCTGCGCGAGGCCGTGCGCACGGGCCGCTGGCGCGATCCGATCGACCTCTGGCCGCTCTGGCGGGCCATCACCTGCCCGGTGCTGGTGGTGCGGGGCGCCGACTCCGACGTACTCGCCCCCGAGACCGCGAAAAAAATGCTCGGGACGAACCCGCGCGCGCGGCTCGTCGAGGTCCCGGGGGCCGGCCACACCGTCCCGGGCGATCAGCCCGAGGCGTTCCGCCGGCTCCTCGCCGAGTTCCTCGGCGCCTGAGCGCGCGGAGGCTCGGGCTCAGCGGTCGCGCAGCTTGCGCGCGGCTTCCGCCCGCATCTGCTGCATCGCGCGCGTCTCCTGGTCGGAGTAGCGCTCCTCGGTCCACGGGTCGGCGCGCATGTGATAGCCGTTCTGCTCCCAGAAACCCGGCGGGTTCACGTCGAGGAACTCGAGGGCGCGGAGCCACTTCGCGCTCTTCCAGAAGTAGAGCCGCGGCACGACGAGCCGCATCGGCCCGCCGTGGTCGGGCTCGAGGTCGCGGCCGTTGTGCTTGAGGGCGAGCAGCACGTCGTCCTGGAGGAGGTCCTCGAGCGCGATGTTGGTCGTGTAGTCGGGATCGGCGTGCTGGAGGACGAACGTCGCCTCGGGGAGGGGCCGCACGTGCTTCATCAGCTCCCGGATCGAGACGCCCTCCCAGGTGTTG includes:
- a CDS encoding altronate dehydratase family protein, producing the protein MATFDIRQKAVILKAEDDVAVAKAEIPAGTVLEDGGGRVEVRRDIKPGHKVARRAVGAGAPVRRYGQIIGFATEDIAVGDHVHTHNLGIGELQREYEFCTDVRPVDFYPPERVRSFDGFKRDDGRVGTRNYVAIISGVNCSASVSQFVKDKFRDVQRDFPNVDGVLAITHKSGCGTKLFGEDHLALQRALAGYAKHPNVAAYILIGLGCEVNQAAVMVERQRMATPGHPERKPFIVNIQEAGGVRKTVEHAAAEVRKLLPVVNEARRTKQPVSELVLATNCGGSDANSGMTANPALGWAVDELVRHGGTGVLAETPEIYGAEHLLIRRAINEGVAKKLIDRYKWWEWYCRGIEAMDNNPAPGNKAGGITTVFEKSLGGVTKGGTTPMMDVFLYGEPITTRGFVFMDTPGHDPVSITGLVAGGCNIICFTTGRGSVFGCKPVPSIKLATNSLMYRHMEEDMDINCGVILEGTPLETVGRRIFEEVIAVASGKRSKSELSGVGEEEFAPWIIGPVM
- a CDS encoding TfoX/Sxy family protein, with amino-acid sequence MNTSEAFRDFVLDQLAELAPVACRRMFGGYGLYAGETFFAILSRNRLYFHTDAESRADYVAAGTGPFRPRAGKTLRNYYEVPVDVMEDADRLVAWARRALRSGRRT
- a CDS encoding sulfite oxidase-like oxidoreductase → MKPPDPALARRVPPGQTLTEKWPVLTYGRTPRFDPRIWTFRCFGRVEREASWTWEEFQRLPRVTLTSDVHCVTRWSKLDNTWEGVSIRELMKHVRPLPEATFVLQHADPDYTTNIALEDLLQDDVLLALKHNGRDLEPDHGGPMRLVVPRLYFWKSAKWLRALEFLDVNPPGFWEQNGYHMRADPWTEERYSDQETRAMQQMRAEAARKLRDR
- a CDS encoding cation diffusion facilitator family transporter → MAHADRPTAAAGSRGRLTVTLVLTVAFFLVEAAGGLWTGSLALLADAGHMLTDAAGLGLALFAIWAAARPPTPEKTYGYYRAEILAALVNALVLLAVAGGILVEAYRRFLAPPEVAAGPMLAIAALGFVVNGACAWLLREAAGGSLNVRAAYLDVLVDALSSLAVMAAAAVVLLTGWRLADPLASAAIALVIVPRTWALLRQAVNVLLEGTPAHLDLAEIEAAMRRVLGVRRVHDLHVWTLTSGREAMSAHVVVGDVGESDRLLRELHEVLHARFGIDHTTIQLETEPPAVLRIQAPGSV
- a CDS encoding alpha/beta fold hydrolase, producing MHTDRTLALHGQTFHYTEWGTPAAPALIMLHGITGHARAWDDEARALAGRFRVFALDQRGHGDSDPAPDGDYTVATMAGDLAAFADALELQRFSLVGLSMGGRVAIAFAGRWPQRVDSLVVVDIGPDIAPEGRLRVGKIMAGTPERFESVEEAVAFARAANPRYTEAMLRHRVLHGTRRVDGGLVWKYDRALREAVRTGRWRDPIDLWPLWRAITCPVLVVRGADSDVLAPETAKKMLGTNPRARLVEVPGAGHTVPGDQPEAFRRLLAEFLGA